One window of Medicago truncatula cultivar Jemalong A17 chromosome 2, MtrunA17r5.0-ANR, whole genome shotgun sequence genomic DNA carries:
- the LOC11417377 gene encoding uncharacterized protein: protein MTTTTLDDTTQDDVHMTSYNISSTSDKNIEHKVLPIENKEQMQDETEKETEQDEDDFREGEGEEQENKSPIVVRLTPEQMAQRQDTELKHIVFGIAASSNLWNTRKEYIKIWWRPKQTRGVVWLDQRVSTQRNEGLPDIRISDDTSKFRYTNRQGQRSALRISRVVTETLKLGLKDVRWFVMGDDDTVFVVDNVVRILSKYDHRHFYYVGSSSESHVQNIHFSYAMAYGGGGFAISYPLAVELATMQDRCIQRYPALYGSDDRMQACMAELGVPLTKEAGFHQYDVYGDLLGLLGAHPVAPLVSLHHLDVVQPIFPSMSRAQSIKHLMESINQDSSSIMQQSICYDKNRFWSISVSWGFMVQILRGVLSPRELEMPSRTFLNWYRRADYTAYAFNTRPVAKHPCQKPFVYYMSKTHFDTASRQIVGVYSRDQTKSPFCRWRMESPEKITSIVVTKRRDPLRWKKSPRRDCCRVLPSRKSSTLFLWVGNCRQGEVTEL from the exons ATGACAACGACTACTTTAGATGACACAACACAAGATGATGTTCACATGACTAGTTACAATATTTCCTCGACTTCGGATAAAAACATTGAACACAAAGTATTACCAATAGAGAACAAAGAACAAATGCAAGATGAAACTGAAAAAGAAACGGAACAAGATGAAGATGATTTTCgtgaaggagaaggagaagaacaagaaaataaatcacCTATTGTTGTTCGGTTAACACCGGAACAAATGGCTCAAAGACAAGATACTGAGCTGAAACACATTGTTTTTGGGATAGCTGCTTCATCAAATTTATGGAATACAAGaaaagaatacatcaaaatatggTGGAGACCAAAACAAACAAGAGGTGTTGTTTGGTTAGATCAAAGAGTGAGTACACAAAGGAACGAAGGGTTACCTGATATTCGAATCTCAGATGACACTTCTAAATTTCGGTATACAAATCGACAGGGACAAAGGTCAGCATTGAGGATATCAAGGGTTGTGACAGAGACATTGAAGCTTGGATTGAAAGATGTAAGATGGTTTGTGATGGGAGATGATGAtactgtttttgttgttgataatgtTGTTAGAATTCTTTCAAAGTATGACCATAGACATTTTTATTATGTTGGTAGTTCTTCTGAGAGTCATGTCCagaatattcatttttcatatGCTATGGCATATGGTGGTGGTGGATTTGCTATAAGTTATCCATTGGCCGTGGAGTTGGCTACGATGCAAGATCGTTGTATTCAGAGGTACCCTGCTTTGTATGGTAGTGATGATAGAATGCAAGCATGTATGGCTGAGTTAGGTGTGCCACTCACAAAGGAAGCTGGATTTCATCAG TATGATGTGTATGGAGATCTATTAGGCCTTCTAGGTGCACACCCTGTGGCTCCACTAGTGTCATTACATCACCTTGATGTAGTACAACCAATATTCCCAAGTATGTCAAGAGCACAATCCATAAAACATTTAATGGAATCCATCAACCAAGACTCATCCAGCATCATGCAACAATCAATATGCTATGACAAAAACAGGTTTTGGTCAATCTCAGTTTCATGGGGATTCATGGTTCAAATTCTGAGAGGAGTTTTGTCACCGAGAGAACTAGAAATGCCATCAAGAACTTTTCTGAATTGGTATAGAAGAGCTGATTATACTGCATATGCATTCAACACAAGGCCTGTTGCTAAACATCCTTGTCAAAAGCCCTTTGTTTACTACATGAGCAAAACTCATTTTGATACTGCTTCTAGACAAATTGTTGGTGTTTATTCTCGTGACCAAACTAAGAGTCCTTTTTGCCGGTGGAGAATGGAATCACCTGAGAAAATTACTTCCATCGTTGTCACAAAAAGACGCGATCCTTTGCGCTGGAAAAAG TCACCAAGGAGGGACTGTTGTAGAGTTCTGCCATCACGTAAGAGCTCAACTCTATTCTTATGGGTAGGCAACTGTCGACAGGGTGAAGTTACTGAATTGTAG